TAGTATCCAAACTGGCACCGGGAAAAAATATCTATGCTACAGATAAAGAGAAAGCATTCATTGAAGAAAACTTTCCCGCATGTCCCAATGTATCCATTGACTTCGGCATCATGGAAAAAGCGGACAATGTATATGTATCTTTAGGCGATTTTGGCTGGTCTGACCTGGGCACATGGGGATCACTCTACGACTTATCAGAAAGAGACCGGGAAGGCAATGTGACCTTAAAAAGTCATTCTTTGATCTATAATGGAAAAGATAATATGATCGTACTCCCCAAAGGAAAGCTCGCCGTGATCGATGGCTTGGAAGGCTATCTGATAGCCGAATCGGACAATGTCCTGCTAATCTGCCGTAAAGACGAAGAACATTCTATCCGCAAATACGTGAATGATGCCCAGATGCAACTGGGAGACGATTTCATTTAAGAATGAAGAACTAAAAAAAGAAGAATGAAGAATTGCTATGCAGCATACAGCGCAGCTAATTCTTCATTCTTCTTTTTTAATTCTTTATTTAAATAATTTCTATTCCCTGCTCCTTACAAAGCTGCAATCCAAGATCTTTCAGTCTGAATTTCTGAATTTTACCACTGCCTGTCATCGGGAACTCCTTCACAAAAAAGACATATTTCGGTATCTTATAACGGGAAATCTTATTCTTACAGAAGTCACGAACGTCCGACTCATGCATTTCCACCCCTTCCTGCAAGATGATAAAAGCACCAACCGCTTCACCATATTTCTTAGAGGGAATCCCTGCTACCTGAACATCCTTTACTCCATCAAGTTTATAAAGGAATTCTTCGATTTCACGTGGATAGATATTTTCACCACCACGAATAATCATATCCTTGATACGCCCTGTGATCCGGTAATTTCCGTCCTCATCTTTAATGCCTAAGTCGCCCGAATGCAGGAAGTTATCTTTATCAATCACTTCAGCCGTAGCTTCCGGATTCTTATAATACCCTTTCATCGTATTATATCCACGATTGCACATTTCGCCTTGTACGCCTACCGGACATTCTTCGCCGGTTTCAGGATCAATCACTCTGACTTCTGTAAATTCAAAGTCGCGTCCTACCGTATTACAACGTACATCAAACGAATCATCGATGCGGGTAGCGGTCATACCGGGAGCGGCTTCAGTCAGTCCGTATACACTGGTAACCTTCATGTACATCTTTTCTTCTACCTGTTTCATCAGTTCAACCGGACACAACGAACCTGCCATTATACCGGTACGCAGACAAGACATATCAAACAAGTCGAACATCGGATGATGCAACTCGGCAATAAACATCGTAGGCACTCCGTAAAGAGCCGTACAGCGTTCTTTATGAATGGAAGCCAACACGACCAACGGATCAAACCGCTCTACCATCACCTGTGTACACCCATGAGTCAGACAGTTCATCGTAGCCAACACCACTCCAAAACAATGGAATAGCGGCACACAACAACAGAGTTTGTCATCCGCCGTAAACTTCATGTGTTCGCCGGTCAGAAAACCGTTGTTGGCAATATTATAATGAGTCAGCATCACTCCTTTCGGGAAACCGGTAGTTCCTGATGTATATTGCATATTTACCACATCATGACAGTCCACTTTACTTTTAAGTTCAGTCAGGCGGTCATCTTCCACATTATTCCCCAGCAGCAAGATTTCCGCAGTATTATACATTCCCCGATGTTTCTCCTGACCGACGTATATCACATTCTTCATATACGGAAAGCGTTCACTCTTCAAATGACCGCGTTCGCAGGTTTTCAGTTCAGGAAGCATCGTATACGTCATTTGCACAAAATCACTGTCCTTTTCACCATTGACGATACAAAGTGTATGCATATCGGAATTCTGGCAGAGATACTCCAGCTCGGCCTGCTTATAATTCGTATTCACCGTGACGTATACCGCACCAATCTTGGCACAAGCATACAGCAATGTCAGCCAATCGGGCACGTTCGCCGCCCAAATACCGACATGAGTACCACGTTCCACACCAACAGCGATCAGTCCTTTCGCCATATCATCCACACGCTGGTTAAGCTGGCTCCATGTAAAACGAAGATTACGGTCGGAATAAACGATATATTCCTTATCGGGAGTCTCTTCAGCCCAATGTTCCAGCCATTGCCCAAGAGTACGTTCAAATAATTGCATGCGATTATTCTTAATATTTGGTATCAGATTTTATTAAATCGGAGTGTAGACTACAGCCAATATTTTAGCAGCCTGCCCTTCGTAAGCATGTACATGATGAGGAACGATGGAGTCATAGTAAATACTATCACCTTCTTCCAGCAAATAGGTATTCTTACCATAGCTGATTTCCATAACCCCTTCCATAACCATGATAAACTCTTCTCCTTCATGCGAAGAAAGCACAAAGTCGCTGTCCTCTGTCGGCATCACGTCAATGATAAACGGCTCCATGTGACGATCCGCTTTCGATTTAGACAATGAATGATATTCCATGTGCTTGCGTGAATGAATCGCATTATTGGAAAAGCTGATGGCATCTTTAGCCTCTTTTTTACGGCATACCACAGGCCCGATTTCATCCTGATCATCCAGGAAAGTGCCCAGACGTACCCCCAGCACACGCGCTATTTTAATCAGCGGTGCAAGAGACGGTATATCGATGTTATTTTCAATTCGTTCGATCTGCTCGATAGCCAAACCCGAACGCTGTGCCAATTCCTCTATACTTATTGATTTATCTTCCCGGAGCGCTTTAATTTTCTCTCCAACAATCTTACTCGTATCCATATTGAAAGTTTTTTAGTTAGCAAAGGTGATAAATTAGAATAATTAGGTTGCAAAAATAGCAAAATCTTTAGATGAACACAATTATAATCCTAAAATATCTCCCATAATATATCTCTTTTCACCTACCTGCCTTGAAAATGGATTAAGTAATATATAGACTGGAGATTAACACTAATTAAACTCGGAATTTTCATATTTTCATTATTTTTTCCTTTCTTGCATAATCATAGATCATAAGTAGTTATTGTTAAGCCTCTAAAATATATAGCTTATGAACACACACAATCAATTCACAAGTAGTAAGGAAAGAATCCATTTACTATTAGTATTATTCCTCTCAATCATTTTTTGCAGTTGTACGAAGGAAGACAGCCCTGTTAGTATAGAAGCGACCAGTAAAGTGGTAACAACAAGAACGAGCCAGGACGAGTATTTTGAGCATGCAAAATTACCTCAGATTATTAAAATAGAATGGAGTCAATATATTCCATTTCCACCTTTGCTAAATATTCAGATACGACAAGGTCAAGGGAAATATGATCAGATTCAATTAGGAGCAAGTCGTGATTTTGATCCTAATCCAGTTGAATATTCCTTCTTTCCTGTCCGTGAAGTTTTGGTTCAAGAAGGAACCTATGAAACAATCCAAATACCTGTAACCGATCTACAACTTCCCGAAGGAGGAGGATATATTGCGGTTCGTGCTACCTGCTCAGAGTTAGTGTATGATCGACCATATCCTGATAAAGGCCCATGGAATCCCTATGCAAACTTCGTCGGATATGATTTTGATAAGCAAGAGTACACTTTCTCTAAAGTTAATTCAATGTATGGTTCTATTTGTTTTCGTTTTCCACCCGATATACCTTTCCCTATGGCATGCGATGTACTCATTACAGGCAGTGGTTATTGGGAACCCATTACGGTCTCTGCAGTCTATGATCCTTGGAATAAAGACTCCCCTATTCAATGGGGATACTTTTCTTATGATACAAAAGGAGATGAAGTATCATTTGCTTATCGCACAAATTATTCCAACTCCAGTCATTACGATGGCTCAACTGTTCATTTCGCAACAGTTAGTAATCAAACAAGTATAGTTATGCTAACACTTGACGTTCCCCAACCTTCAAGTTACTGATCATTCAAAATGTAATGAGAATACGCTCCATAATCATCACTTTCTGCCTCCTATCAAGTATAGCCGTGCAAATCCATAGCCAGCAAGTTGCGGATTCTATATTCGCAACTTACTTTGCCCGTTCTCAAGCCTACGCCGATGCATATCCACGCGAGAAAGCCTATCTGCACTTGGACAACACCAGTTACTACATCGGAGACACGATATGGTATAAGGCATACGTAGTAACGGCCGAGCAAAACCAACCTAGCCCAATTAGTACCCCCCTTTATGTTGAGCTATTAGACCAACTGGGAAATACTAGTGAACGGCAAATCATACAGTTGCGGGATGGAGAAGGAGAAGGACAATTCATACTGACAAAAGCCTTATTCTCCGGTTTTTACGAGATCAGGGCTTATACGAAATGGATGTTGGCATTCAGTGAAAAGCAATATTTCTCGCGTACGATCCCTGTATATAGAAAACGGAGAAGCGAAGTAGACGAAAACCGGAGCATCATCACTTACCGAATGGATGAATCTATGAAGCAACGTCCGCGTTCAAAAGAAAAAGATTTCATGATTCGATTCTTCCCGGAAGGTGGACAATTAGTAGAGGGAGTACCTTCAGTCGTTGCATTCGAAGCGACAAGTAAAGAAGAAGGTACAGTAGGCATTTCAGGAACTGTTTATGGGCCGGATGATGTAGAACTTGCACAATTTACAACTCTCCACGACGGTATGGGATGCTTTACATACACCCCTACAGACAAACAAGCCAAAGCTGTAGTGACCTATCAAGATAAAAAATACTCATTTCAGCTACCGAAGGCTTTACCCCAAGGATATGTGCTAAATGTGACGTCTAAAGAAAAAGCATTAGTCATCAAAGTTCTCAGAAATTCGACAAGTCTCAAAGATACACTGGCTTTATTCATATCACATCAAGGACGTCCGCTCATGTATCAGACCCTTGATTTTAAAGATCAAACAGTATATCATCTCCCGTTATCCACTCAGGGATTGCCGGGAGGAGTCATACAACTCTCTTTAATGAATAGCAATGGGGCAACGTTATGCGAGCGTTTTTGCTATGTGATGCCTTCTCCATCTTTACAGTTAACAGCCACATCCACCAATGCATTATACTATCCTTTTGAACCAATTGAGTATCATATCTCAATGAAAAACCATACAGGTCAACCAATACAAGGACATTTCTCCGTAGCGGTTCGGGATGCTTTAAAATCAGACTTCCAACGGTTCGATCAGACAATTTACACAGACCTTTTACTTACATCAGATCTGAAAGGATACATTCATCAACCTGGATATTATTTCGCAAACAATTCTCCCAGACGAAGAGTGGCATTAGATATTCTGTTGATGATTCACGGATGGAGAAAATATGATATAAGCCAAGCCATCAGTGCCACTCCAGAAACACCAATCTATCTGCCGGAAACGAGACTGACTCTACATGGACAGGTAACATCTTTTCTGAGAAACAAAGAACAAAAAGAGATCTCTGTAAGCGTCATTGCCCGGAGAGATACGATATCAGCAGCAGGTACTACGGTCACAGACTCTTTGGGATTCTTCCAAATTCCAATGGATGCCTTCAATGGTTCCATGAGTGCGGCTATTCAAACTCGCCGTAAAGGAAAAAAGCTGAACCGGAAAACAAACATATCACTTTTCCGCAACTTTACACCCGAACTACGCAAATACGCTTACGAAGAGCTACATCCTAAATGGGAAGATATTAGCGGACTCAGTTGGTGGAGCAGTCTCTCCGACTCTCTTTATCTAGATTCAATTATGGGACACGATACTCATTTGTTGGATCAGGTAACGATTAAAGCCAAACGTACGAAATACAAAAAAATTCTAGCTTTCGAGCAATCTGTAAGAGCTTATTATGATATCCCTAAGGAACTGGATCGAATGCGCGATGAAGGAAAATTCATGGACTATTTCCCTTGGCTAATGACCACATTAAATCCCAATATTCAAGTGAAGTCTAAGTGGAAGGGAGATCCACCATTTATAACCATGAAATACAAGAATCATTATATACTATGCGTCATAAATGGAGTTCTTTACTCAACATTTGATCGGGAGCTTTTTATAGATAAAAATATCGATGCGATAAAATCTGTTATGATTTGCGACGGCACGACAGCAAGTGCCGGAATTGATGACGACAGCGCTTATCACCTGAGCGACGAAAGTCTAAAAAATCACATGGAAACTTCCAGACTCTCTCCCTTTGAAGAAAAAGCTCTCAAAAGTTATCTGAACAACACAACTCCCAATAATCAACCGGGAAATCAATTTGCAATTTGCTATATCACTACCATCGACAATTGGGACCCGGAAAAGAAGTACCAATCACGTGGTATCCGAAACACACAGATCCAAGGTTACTCCCAGCCCATTGAATTTTATTCACCCTATTACCCGGATATCAGTAAAGGACAAGGCAATGACCACCGCCGTACAATCTATTGGAACCCTAAAGTTACCACCGACGAAAATGGAGTAGCCATCATTCGCTGTAATAATGCGAACTCGTCTACATTCCTGACAATTAGTTGTGAAGCACTATACAACGGACAGCCGGCTGCAATCAATATGCACAGCATAAAATACTAATCCTTCATTGAAAGCCAATAAAAAAACCGTTCTCAATGTGAGAAACGGTTTTTAATCTTTTCGCGGCAAGTAGATTACTTACGCAAACCAAGTTCTTTAACAATAGAACGATATCTTGTGATATCTTTGTCCTTCAGGTAATTCAGCAAACGGCGACGTTTAGCTACCAACATTGTTAAAGCTCTCTCTGTACTATAATCTTTTCTGTTGAGCTTCATGTGCTCAGTCAGGTGAGAAATACGGTAGGAAAACAAAGCTATCTGCGCTTCAGTTGAGCCAGTATCAGAGTTAGACTTCCCGTACTTTCCAAAGATTTCTTGCTTTTCAGCTGCGTCTAAATACATAATTTTTAGAATTTTGATATAGTAAATTATTCTTTTGAGCGTGCAAAGATAGACATTATCTTTATATCTCACAACGTTTTACAAGAAAAAATGGGGCTATTGCATTTATTTCTAATCCTATTTTCGTACCTTTGCAGCCAAATAATAGGTATTATATGCAAAATATTCGAAACATTGCAATCATTGCCCAT
This sequence is a window from Bacteroides thetaiotaomicron VPI-5482. Protein-coding genes within it:
- a CDS encoding AMP-binding protein — its product is MQLFERTLGQWLEHWAEETPDKEYIVYSDRNLRFTWSQLNQRVDDMAKGLIAVGVERGTHVGIWAANVPDWLTLLYACAKIGAVYVTVNTNYKQAELEYLCQNSDMHTLCIVNGEKDSDFVQMTYTMLPELKTCERGHLKSERFPYMKNVIYVGQEKHRGMYNTAEILLLGNNVEDDRLTELKSKVDCHDVVNMQYTSGTTGFPKGVMLTHYNIANNGFLTGEHMKFTADDKLCCCVPLFHCFGVVLATMNCLTHGCTQVMVERFDPLVVLASIHKERCTALYGVPTMFIAELHHPMFDLFDMSCLRTGIMAGSLCPVELMKQVEEKMYMKVTSVYGLTEAAPGMTATRIDDSFDVRCNTVGRDFEFTEVRVIDPETGEECPVGVQGEMCNRGYNTMKGYYKNPEATAEVIDKDNFLHSGDLGIKDEDGNYRITGRIKDMIIRGGENIYPREIEEFLYKLDGVKDVQVAGIPSKKYGEAVGAFIILQEGVEMHESDVRDFCKNKISRYKIPKYVFFVKEFPMTGSGKIQKFRLKDLGLQLCKEQGIEII
- the rpsO gene encoding 30S ribosomal protein S15 codes for the protein MYLDAAEKQEIFGKYGKSNSDTGSTEAQIALFSYRISHLTEHMKLNRKDYSTERALTMLVAKRRRLLNYLKDKDITRYRSIVKELGLRK
- a CDS encoding helix-turn-helix domain-containing protein — protein: MDTSKIVGEKIKALREDKSISIEELAQRSGLAIEQIERIENNIDIPSLAPLIKIARVLGVRLGTFLDDQDEIGPVVCRKKEAKDAISFSNNAIHSRKHMEYHSLSKSKADRHMEPFIIDVMPTEDSDFVLSSHEGEEFIMVMEGVMEISYGKNTYLLEEGDSIYYDSIVPHHVHAYEGQAAKILAVVYTPI